The proteins below come from a single Alnus glutinosa chromosome 9, dhAlnGlut1.1, whole genome shotgun sequence genomic window:
- the LOC133877802 gene encoding beta-glucosidase 12-like yields MAFQGNLLLCLLVLHASLTNSIAVRPNHYSIASLNRSSFPVGFIFGTASSSYQYEGAAKEGGRGQSIWDTYTHRYPGRIMDHSNGDVAVDQYHRYKEDVHIMKEMGLDAYRFSISWSRVLPTGKLCGGVNKEGIKYYNNLIDELLSKGLKPFVTLFHWDLPQALEDEYGGFISPQIVHDFRDYAEFCFKQFGDRVKHWITLNEPTNYSIFFYTIGLSAPDRCSDGQILNCTGGNSGTEPYLITHYQLLAHAAAVKVYKRKYQERQKGCIGITLVAGWMVPYSNSRHNRNAALRALDFSLGWFMDPLTNGDYPHSMRSLVGNRLPKFSKEQSNIVNGSFDFIGLNYYTSNYAANAPQRNAVNASYTTDMRVNLSTERNGIPIGPKAASDWLFVYPRGIRDLLLYTKTKYDNPLIYITENGIDEFNDASLSLEEALVDNHRIDYYYRHLSYLNRAIKVGVNVKGYFAWSLLDNFEWLNGYTVRFGINYVDYKNGLQRHPKLSAHWFRSFLKK; encoded by the exons ATGGCATTCCAGGGTAACCTACTTTTGTGTCTCTTAGTTCTTCATGCCTCATTGACTAACAGCATTGCTGTTAGACCAAACCATTACAGTATTGCTTCACTCAACCGGAGCAGTTTTCCGGTAGGCTTCATTTTTGGGACGGCATCATCGTCTTATCAG TATGAAGGTGCAGCAAAAGAAGGTGGTAGAGGACAATCTATATGGGACACTTACACCCATAGATATCCAG GTAGAATAATGGATCATAGTAATGGAGATGTAGCTGTTGATCAATATCACCGCTACAAG GAAGATGTTCACATTATGAAGGAAATGGGTTTAGATGCATACAGATTCTCAATCTCATGGTCCCGAGTTTTACCAA CTGGAAAGCTCTGTGGGGGAGTGAACAAGGAAGGAATTAAATACTACAACAACCTTATCGACGAGCTCCTATCCAAAG GTCTAAAGCCCTTTGTGACACTCTTCCACTGGGATCTTCCCCAAGCCTTAGAAGACGAGTATGGCGGGTTCATAAGTCCTCAAATTGT CCATGATTTTCGGGACTATGCTGAGTTTTGCTTCAAGCAATTTGGTGATCGTGTGAAGCATTGGATTACACTAAATGAGCCAACGAActacagtatttttttttatacaattggGTTGTCAGCACCGGATCGATGTTCCGATGGGCAAATTCTGAATTGCACCGGCGGAAATTCTGGCACAGAGCCATATTTGATTACACACTACCAACTTCTTGCTCATGCAGCCGCCGTTAAAGTCTACAAGCGAAAATATCAG GAAAGACAGAAAGGGTGTATAGGGATAACACTAGTGGCAGGCTGGATGGTGCCATACTCTAACTCCAGACATAATCGTAACGCCGCACTACGAGCCCTCGATTTCTCGTTGGGGTG GTTTATGGACCCCTTGACCAATGGTGACTATCCACATAGCATGCGATCTCTTGTTGGAAACCGATTACCCAAGTTCTCAAAAGAGCAATCCAATATTGTAAATGGGTCGTTTGATTTTATTGGATTAAACTACTATACCTCTAATTATGCAGCGAATGCACCTCAACGCAATGCTGTAAATGCAAGCTACACAACAGATATGCGTGTTAATCTTTCAA CCGAGCGAAATGGTATTCCCATTGGTCCAAAG GCTGCTTCCGATTGGCTCTTTGTCTATCCGAGAGGAATACGAGATCTTTTGCTTTACACAAAGACAAAGTATGATAATCCACTAATTTACATCACCGAGAATG GAATTGATGAGTTTAATGATGCCTCATTGTCGCTTGAGGAAGCCCTTGTGGATAACCATAGAATTGATTATTACTATCGCCATCTTTCCTACCTCAATAGAGCTATCAA GGTTGGGGTTAACGTGAAGGGATACTTTGCATGGTCGCTGTTGGACAACTTCGAATGGCTTAATGGTTACACCGTTCGATTTGGTATCAACTATGTGGATTACAAGAACGGGTTGCAAAGACATCCAAAACTGTCAGCCCATTGGTTCAGAAGCTTCTTGAAGAAATAG
- the LOC133877655 gene encoding LOW QUALITY PROTEIN: linoleate 13S-lipoxygenase 2-1, chloroplastic-like (The sequence of the model RefSeq protein was modified relative to this genomic sequence to represent the inferred CDS: deleted 1 base in 1 codon): TIDADPLSEKRNSQFYVPRDECFSEIKQLTFSAKTVYLVLRVLVPSLGTVMKDRDLGFPYFTTIDSLFTKGVNLPSEENQEGFLRAIMPRLVKTISETGGDVLRFETPETMNRDKFFWFRDEEFARQTLSGLNPYSIQLVTEWPLKSKLDPEIYGPPESAITTEMIEEEIGGLMSIDKAIQQKKLFILDCHDLLLPFVNKVRQLEGTTLYGSRTLFFLTTNGTLRPLAIELTRPPMDGKLQWKQVFKPSWHSTSIWLWRLSKAHVLAHDSGYHQLVSHWLRTHCVSEPYVIATNRQLSVMHPIYRLLHPHFRYTIEINALAREALINASGTIETAFTPGKYSMELCSVAYDLQWRFDRQALPADLVSRGMAVEDPTAPHGLKLTIKDYPFANEGLILWDAIKLWVTDYVNHYYPNPSLVESDRELQAWWTEIRTVGHADKKDEPWWPVLKTPQDLIDIITTIAWVTSGHHAAVNFGQYAAYGGYFPNRPTIARTNMPTEDPTEEEWKKFMKKPEHALLKCFPSQLQATRIMAVLDILSNHSPDEEYLGEKMEPSWAEDPFIKTAFERFNGRLKELERIIDERNSNNDFKNRVGAGMVPYELLKPFSQPGVTGKGVPYSVSI; this comes from the exons ACCATCGACGCAGATCCACTATCGGAGAAAAGAAATAGCCAGTTTTATGTTCCTCGCGATGAATGCTTCTCGGAGATAAAGCAGCTAACATTTTCAGCAAAGACAGTATATTTAGTGCTGCGAGTATTGGTGCCATCCCTAGGAACAGTGATGAAGGACAGAGATCTTGGATTCCCCTACTTCACAACCATAGACTCGCTTTTCACTAAAGGAGTTAACTTGCCATCTGAAGAAAACCAAGAAGGGTTCCTCAGAGCCATCATGCCCAGGCTTGTCAAAACCATTTCTGAAACAGGAGGAGATGTTTTGCGCTTTGAGACTCCCGAAACGATGAACA GGGACAAATTCTTTTGGTTTAGGGACGAGGAATTTGCCCGACAGACTCTTTCTGGTCTCAACCCTTATAGCATACAGTTGGTCACGG AATGGCCATTAAAGAGCAAACTTGACCCTGAGATCTACGGTCCACCAGAATCAGCCATCACAACAGAAATGATTGAGGAAGAAATTGGAGGTCTAATGAGTATTGACAAG GCCATACAACAAAAGAAGTTGTTCATACTAGATTGCCATGACCTTTTGCTACCATTCGTCAACAAAGTAAGACAGCTTGAAGGCACTACGCTTTATGGTTCACGGACGCTATTCTTCTTAACCACAAATGGCACATTGAGGCCACTGGCTATAGAACTCACTCGGCCGCCTATGGATGGAAAGCTGCAGTGGAAGCAAGTTTTTAAACCTTCTTGGCATTCAACGTCTATCTGGCTTTGGAGGCTTTCCAAAGCTCATGTCCTTGCCCACGACTCTGGCTATCACCAACTTGTTAGTCACTG GTTGAGAACTCATTGTGTAAGTGAACCTTATGTAATTGCGACAAATAGGCAACTTAGTGTGATGCATCCAATCTACAGACTGTTGCACCCTCATTTTCGTTACACCATCGAGATCAATGCTCTTGCTCGAGAGGCGCTTATCAATGCAAGTGGAACCATTGAGACTGCATTCACACCTGGCAAATATTCCATGGAACTCTGCTCCGTCGCCTATGATCTCCAGTGGCGATTCGACCGGCAAGCATTGCCCGCTGACCTAGTTAGCAG GGGAATGGCTGTTGAGGATCCAACTGCTCCTCATGGACTAAAGCTAACAATTAAAGACTACCCTTTTGCTAATGAAGGCTTGATCCTTTGGGATGCCATCAAATTATGGGTCACTGATTATGTCAACCACTATTACCCAAACCCTAGCCTTGTAGAGTCCGATCGAGAGCTCCAAGCATGGTGGACAGAAATTCGAACAGTCGGCCATGCTGACAAGAAGGACGAACCATGGTGGCCGGTCCTAAAAACCCCCCAAGACCTAATTGACATCATCACAACAATTGCATGGGTCACTTCTGGTCACCATGCAGCCGTGAACTTTGGACAATATGCA GCTTACGGGGGTTATTTTCCTAATCGGCCTACCATTGCTAGAACCAACATGCCCACAGAAGACCCTACTGAAGAAGAATGGAAAAAGTTCATGAAAAAACCTGAACATGCACTCTTGAAATGCTTCCCTTCACAACTTCAAGCAACAAGAATAATGGCTGTTTTGGACATATTGTCTAATCATTCACCGGACGAGGAGTACCTTGGGGAGAAGATGGAGCCCTCATGGGCTGAAGATCCGTTCATAAAGACGGCTTTTGAACGGTTTAATGGGAGATTGAAGGAGCTTGAACGGATTATTGACGAAAGGAACTCAAACAATGATTTCAAGAATAGAGTAGGAGCCGGGATGGTGCCGTATGAGCTTTTGAAGCCATTTTCGCAGCCTGGGGTGACTGGAAAAGGGGTTCCATATAGTGTCtccatttga